Proteins found in one Synechococcus sp. LA31 genomic segment:
- a CDS encoding flavin reductase family protein, with product MALNADAKKTLLRKIPHGVFICGVAEGEEVNGFTASWVTQGSFEPPLVVMAVRADSTSNGMIQRTGRFSLNVLAADQKDLAAVFFKPQKGVGGRFDAAPYQLGELGLPVLNDALGAVECELVGQVAHGDHTVFVGEVKSAVLHRDGAALELSSTGWQYGG from the coding sequence ATGGCTCTGAACGCCGACGCCAAGAAAACCCTGCTGCGCAAGATCCCCCACGGCGTGTTCATCTGCGGGGTGGCCGAGGGTGAGGAGGTGAATGGTTTCACCGCCAGCTGGGTCACCCAGGGCTCCTTCGAGCCGCCCTTGGTGGTGATGGCGGTGCGGGCTGACAGCACCAGCAACGGGATGATCCAGCGCACCGGCCGCTTCTCGCTCAACGTGCTGGCCGCTGATCAAAAAGATCTGGCCGCCGTGTTTTTCAAGCCGCAGAAGGGTGTGGGTGGCCGTTTCGATGCTGCGCCCTATCAGCTGGGTGAACTCGGATTGCCGGTGCTGAACGATGCCCTCGGTGCCGTGGAATGTGAGCTGGTGGGTCAGGTGGCCCATGGCGACCACACCGTGTTTGTGGGAGAGGTGAAGAGTGCTGTATTGCATCGCGATGGCGCAGCCCTGGAGCTGAGCAGCACCGGCTGGCAGTACGGCGGCTGA
- the coaD gene encoding pantetheine-phosphate adenylyltransferase encodes MQALYPGSFDPLTLGHLDVIERGASLFDQLVVAVLRNPSKNPCFSVEQRLEQIRLATAHLNNVSVAAFDGLTVDFAQDCGSDVILRGLRALSDFEYELQIAHTNKSLAPQLETLFLATATAHSFLSSSVVKEVARFGGSVGHMVPTGVAQDLARLFNQSSRP; translated from the coding sequence ATGCAGGCCCTCTACCCCGGCAGCTTCGATCCGCTCACCCTCGGGCACCTCGACGTGATCGAGCGTGGCGCCAGCCTGTTCGATCAGCTGGTGGTGGCGGTGCTGCGCAACCCGAGCAAGAATCCCTGTTTCAGCGTTGAACAGCGGTTGGAGCAGATTCGCCTCGCCACAGCCCATCTCAACAATGTGAGCGTGGCCGCTTTCGACGGCCTCACGGTTGATTTCGCCCAGGATTGCGGTTCGGATGTGATCCTTCGCGGACTACGGGCTCTCAGCGACTTCGAATACGAACTGCAGATCGCCCACACCAACAAAAGCTTGGCGCCGCAGCTGGAAACGTTGTTTTTGGCCACGGCGACCGCCCACAGCTTTTTGAGCAGTTCTGTGGTGAAGGAGGTGGCGCGCTTCGGTGGCAGCGTTGGTCACATGGTGCCCACAGGAGTGGCGCAAGACCTGGCCAGGCTTTTTAATCAGTCATCACGTCCTTGA